The Oryzias latipes chromosome 8, ASM223467v1 genomic interval AACTAACTGATCTGTGGAGACAAATCCATTTGCTGAGAAATCTGATATCAATCTATCTGTGCAGAAGCTCGGCTCTGTCTGAAAATGAATTATGCACCATGTCTCCCTTTGATTCTTCGTGGCTTCCTGTTGCAAAAAGCTCTTACATGTACTCTGTGACAGGCGCGTTGCTGACTGTGTGGGCCGTGGCGGGGATGGAGGTCTCGCTGCCGTAGCTGCTGCCGCAGCTGTACAGGCTGGGCATGTGGACTCGGTACAGGTTGTCATGGTTTGGCCGCCCTCCGTGGCTCAGAGAGTCTTCCTCGCTGTCGTCGTCGCTGCTCCTGCAAACGGCAAACAACTCTGTGAAGCCGCCACCAGAGGGACCCGCTTTCCCGCCGCAATAATGACAATGAGAGAAACACAAAGGTGCCACGtggacacatttttcatttattcactGCCTTCTTTCGGATTTGAAACACAGATGAGACTATTCCTGTTGATTTAAGGAAGGAAGTTGCTATTTTACAGCAGCAGAAATAGAATAGAGATAAATagagttgaaaaaaacaacaacctaaaagtatttttttgtcctttcaaaaaatatttcaaatgaccttttttcttatttgcctGCGTTCcaatagatatttttttttccaacaaagaaACGAATCTGTGCGAACCAGAAAACAATAATTCCCTGATTGTGTTCCGCCAGAGTTACCCATGACATCATGGAGCACAACTCCCTCTAGTGTTGATGAAAAATCCCTCAGGCTGATTTTCAGCGCATCCTGTccatggggggagggggtttCATGGACACAACTCTTCTTAAATTCTATCGGAAGCATTTGGAACCAATACTTTCCAGTTTGAAGCTGTTCATTCCAGATGGGCTGAAGTAGTGAGGCAGCATGAGTCATTGCAACAGCCAAGCAGGGAACACTGGGTAAAACAGACTGTTAGCatgttctcttttgttttatgaCAGGAAGCTCCAGCTGAGATCATACCCCCCTCCTCAGAGATAACTAAGGAACAGTTAATTATGTGGAGCAGCTGAGCAGATGGCTCCGTCTGGGTAACCATTTCCCTGATATCTGCTACAAGTAGGACATATGAATCACAAAGATTTCCTCCCTTATGCTGCAGAAAACTAAACCAGGCAACAGTTTCGATCAAATCGAGCCAATAAGGAAAAGCTGTGAGGGATTACAAGAAATTATAGTTAAACAAAGGGGCTTTCTGAGCAGGAAACAACACCAAAACAACTCCCAACCTGCTCAATGTTTGTCTCCGTTCAAGAAAAGCaattaaagaaacaataaataaaggACTCCCTCTGGaatagtttttcttaaaacaattcGGAGtatgaatttaattaaaaagcttTACAGGTGCTTGATTTAAGTTTGTGTGTTACCTCTTCCCACGCCAAGTGTGAGGCACGCTGCAGACAATCAAGCTGAACATGAGAGCTGTGACGAAGGAGAAGAAGACCAGGTAGATGACGCCCTCCAGCCCATCATAGCACAGCCCCGTCATAGCCTGGACGTAgtcctttaaaaaatgcagacaatatatacatttttttaatgaggcACTTAGTTCAATATCGCCAAGGCTGAGCTCTCTGTGACTTCTGCACAGCTGGAAAAGACATTTCTACCTtacaaaaatgttcttgtacGTGACATTTTTGTGTGGTGTTGATGAAGTGATGTTTGAGGGAGGAGATGGAGCAACAAGGAACTCCTACACTCGCATGAGAGTGCTTGATATTTGGACTCAattgtgggagaaaaaaaaaactcttccaaAGAGGAGTAATTGCCAAACTCCTTGACAGGCTGCCAGCTTCATAAGTGCAGCCAGACTCAGCCGGGCAGGAACTTACATACAGGACGGGAAGGGAAATGCTATCTATACTGACAGGTGTGCAGGCTACACACACAAAAGGGAGGCTGTTTTTCTCAACTCTGCTTGGACTGCACCGCAAAGATGTCTGAACAAATCAGTCCTGGGTCGCAGCTACAGGAACCCTGCTTGGGCGGGTCAGCCGTCTCCTCGCCGCTCACCATGTGCAGGCTGCGGCAGTCCACCAGCGCTGTGAGCTGATGGAGGCTGATCTCCGTGGTGTTCAGTATTCCCTGGATCTCCTCCAAGCTTCCCTGGGAAATTATGGGAGAAAACTCTTGTTAACAGTTGGTTTCTTATTCTGACACATGCCTGGGTTTCTCAATCATTAGCgtagaaagttaaaaaaaaaagaaaaaagcgaATTATTCAGTAACTGTGATTCCATGCGCATATTTCAGGCTTATATATTTACAGCAGCACAAAGAGCTGAAAAGCAGATTTTGAAGCCAGATTATTTTTAACGAAGCGTCTCCGTTTTTTCTTCCAAGTTCTGCTCCGAATGGAAACACATCTGATTGGCCTGATAAAGAACATTTCAATGACCTCAGCAAATTCATGAAAAGAAATACGCCTATTCTCTATTCTCCATGTCGGCTCTCATTTATCCCCTCTGTCAACACAGCGCAAGGACCCGAGCTGGACAATACAGACGCGCTGCATGGCCAAGAGCCAGTGAAAGCCTAATGCAGCTAAATGGACATAATGTGGGTCCCCAGGTGGGTGGTCAGCAGATCTTTATGTAGACAGGTGCCATCCCCTCCTTTGCGCTGCAGCTAGGCCTCATGCAGAAAGCAGTAGTTGGGGTTGTGGTGAGTGACACGGATGGAAACTCACCCTGGTTTCTTTATATTCTCTGGTGGCAGAACGCAGCAGCTCAGACACGTCGTCTTGCATCTCCACTAATGCTTTGTGGCTCCCGGAAAGCCTCTGAGGAAAAGTATGAATACTGTAACAGCCCAGTACATTTCAGGTTTCCTATCTTTCTAAATCATTAGCAGACGCTCTCAGCTGCAGTCCTGCCTTTTGACATATGCttgcatatttaaaaagaaaatggctGTTTTTAGACCTAAAAGGATCCTACTTTGTTCATGTGTagctttccttttctttacatTCAAAGTAACAATAGATGCCTCAAATATAGACGCTtcaaaaaagctttaatttatttatgtggcttaaaaaaactgaagtgaGCCGTCCATTAAAGAGCAGCAGAGAGGCACTCTAACCGTACAACATCAAGTGTCTGACACACATCCTCCCTGCTGCCATCAGCACGGACACACAGGAAAAGCTGCTCAGCATCAGCTTTCCTGCTGGGAGAATGGAAACTATTGTCCTACTGTATGGAAACACAAGTTTTCCTTTGAGCCGGTCAGAGTGGCTGTCTTGTCCCTGACGGGAATAACTGTCGGATTTAATCTGTGCTTGATGGGAAATGAATGTAACTGGTTTGATGTGATAAGGTGTTGTAATTATAATCATTAATGATTTTTAATATCggttaccgttactgtttacggaaatcatgaatgaatgttttctgaagataatctgCACTTGTTTTCATAACCTAAAAATAACACAtgggatcagaaccggattacaaaaactatgtaaaactataaaatgaatcaactcagtaggggtgggattatataagcttgcttcgtCCCACGCCTTCTCAGGAAATAAATCCActtctacttgactttagttaatgattgATCGCTTTTTTGAATTACGATAATCAAATGTGAGTCACTTGTCacgttttctgttttacttatcaatgcatttcatcatttcggTAATAAATTTGGTAATTCTGTGTGAATGTTTTATTGCATTGAGTGCAATGCTGGAATTCAATCAATCAACCGATGTGTAGAAAGAAATTCCAGCTTCTTCAGAAAAACAACCACATACCTGCTGGAAGGGGTTGGTCTGATCCACACTGCAGCTCAGGTAGTACTGCAGGATTTCTAAGAGACACGAGGAACAAATCAAAATTTACAGAAGATGAtcatttctttctattttttcttaaaatacataaaatgccTAAGATATTTCTTATGTAAAATCATCTAATAAGAACAGCTGAACTTTATCAATGATCATTTTGTTATTGTAGCTACAGTGATAAACTTCCTTTACCagagttttactgtttttaagatgtttttgtggcatttttatgatgatggagggcatataaaaagaaaatgctaaaaactcaaaattgcCTCTCTGAGTATCTCTCtactcaaatcattgtgaatcaggagaagatgaaaaaatgtaattggaAAGTCTGTAGCTGTGACGTGGGTGCTACagttggtgggccacaagctccctgctccgcttcattctgatgcatccacttgtaaacgtGATggttttttcctcgtctgagctggcctctggctcaaaactgtgatATTAGTGATCTCATTTACTTTGGCAAATACCTATGTAATAGATTCATCACTAGGAATTGGCTGAAAGGGATCAAAGCCCTCCATCAACAACCAGAATCTTCCTTTACTCAACCAGCCAGGGTTAGCTGTAGATTCATAAATCATGCATTATTAGTCAGTATAAACCTTCAACTAATTTAGCATTTATTGCGGTTTGATTTTGGAACAAACTTGCTGTGAAAATCtaaaaggacttttttgtttggctTCCACACAAGAACGACAGAACTCAGCCAACAAGAAGCTTAGATATAACAGGTCCTACAGTACACTGCTCCTTGGAAAACCACTAATTCGGTTACGTCAGCTCTGCGGTTTTCTTCTAAATCACAACCAGACGAAACTTGTTTTCAGCTCAGTTTAAAATGAGCCAAAGAGGATTGTGTTCAACTCCATTTCACCACTGCagctggtgaaaaaaaaaaaaagggggggggggggggggcttcatgTGTGAGCGTGTGACTCAAAAGTACTGCAACAAGTAACGCCAACAGATCCAAGCTGTGAGAAATCCCCCACTGAGGGGACACATGGTGTTGTGACGTCCAAACTCGCTGCTGATTCAGGAGCTTTTCCCCGCACAGCTGAGCGAGAGACAAGCAGCAGCTCTCAAATAGtccacagatttaaaaaaaaaaaaaaagcatctattATAAAACGACATCATTCTTCAATGGATTATTGGCTCAgcactttaaaaaagacaaatccctTAAAATAGTTGAGCCAGACTTTTGTTAATATGCTAAACAAGCAGCTGTCTTTCATGCTGACAAGACAGAAATTCATCCACATGTCAGACTCCATCCAACTTCCAGCCACAACGTGGTTTCTGAAAAGAACAGCCCAATTATTCGTCTGATATTCCTGCTGCAAAAATAAGATTGACAACTTAACATTACACCTCACTGCTGCACAATAAGCTGAGATCTCTGAGGAGAAAGAGAAGGAACCAGTTCTTCCACTGATGGaagataagaaaagaaaaacatctttttgcAATTCAAACTCCAAATCTAGGAGGTCTTTTGTCTGGttcaactgtaaaaaaagaaaaagaaacttcaaACGCTTGtccttctggttttttttttggtttaatatCAGGAAGAGCACGTTTCCTGGCGGAGTCACTGATGTTTCATCGAGGGACGGAGACCAATGCTAGTTCTGACATGCTGGCCaagtgcagtaaaaaaaaaaagccatttgagcacttttcaagcaaaaaacaacaacaaaaaacagcagtgaaaCAGCTGTGCtcattcaaaaaacaacaacaaccgtCTAGAGGttctttcagtttcttttgAAGAGGTTAGACGAtttaaatgagagaaaaataCATGATGTAAAAAGAATCTAAAGCTGAAAAACAATCTACTAATCTTATACTAAACTCTAACAGTGACAAACTCAGAAATTGCAATGACTAGCATTCATCTGCACAATCGGTATCAGCCTTGAAGCAAAAAGCTGCATCATAATGCGGATGATGCAAATGGCTGCACACAGAAGTCAGCCCTCATTTGTCAGGCTAACTGTGCAACAAAACATTAACGTCTGATGTCAGGATTTGTTCATTTCCTCTACCTCAGGAAccaaaccaacaacaaacagaGGAGACAATGTTCAAGAGGGAGCTCTGAGCTATGCAGCATTTTCTCCCCCAGGATTGGAAACCAAAGCAGGAATTATATTATGTCTCTGATCCTCTGCTCTACTGCACTTAGTTCTTTCAGACACTctgcttcacacacacacaaacccgaGGCGCTGTTGGTTTCCCTCGAACATCCATCCCATCATATTggccaattaaaaaaagagatgggTTAGAGAGGCTTCTACGGTGCTTTTAAAGGCAGCTTGTTTCCCTGCTGACTTTACTGTAGATGGGGCTGTAATTCAGAGGCTTTTAAGGCCAACAGACAAAAAACCCGTCTGACCACTTAGTCTGATGCCTCATTGCTGCAGAACAATTTAAGGATCGACATCAGGAGGGTGAATTCAAGCTAATTTTGGCAAGCAGAGTTTCAGCTGTGCCCCAAcaagtcatttttaagatttggCTGAATATTTGCAGAGTGCATTCAACTGAAAGGTGTTGGGAGGCTACAAACCTCGATCAATGACTGCATTCTGATCCACCACTTTGGTTATGTACATGTCAGGAGCAGCACAGAAGTCACTGGAGCTCTGAGAAGGAAATAAAGGTAACTTTatgattattttctgtttaaaaagtcCAACAAATCCACTGTCACTGATAATATAACACAGTATTTGCAGCCTGAAGTGAGAAAATGTGTCTCAGCTTCAGCTAAAACTAACAATCTATgcacaaaaaatccaaacaagaacaaaacatcacatttaGGTGTGAAATATGACTCATCTGCAGAGGAGGAAATCCTCCACACGGATCTATCAGTGGcatcaataaatattaacatcTTACACGTATTCATCTTTTTGGAAGCGGTTTAAAtttggttggaaaaaaaaaaggtctggaATGAAgcagttttgtttctctttgaaGCAACACGCCTTGCCGCTTCCCCCCTCCGCCATGGAAACTCCACATTCGTAATTCCTGTTATTATGCCTGACATGGCGCGTTTTAATCACCTTCATTAAAGTGGAAGAATTCTAGAAAAGAGCTGAGTGACTAGAAAATAAAGACCCATACCTCCTCACAAAAACCATGCTTTCAAGAAATGGAATAAATATCACAATTAGGAgtttggggaaaaataaaagcctatttCTTGTAAATTCTAGTACTGCACTTCATCATTAGAGTATTTTTActcatattattattttacGTTTTCCACCCCAGCTCATATTGACTTAAATTATGCCTGCGATCATAAAAACGTCCCTCCGACCCCAGCATTATTCTCCAACACTTACAGCGGAGACGGCTAACTCCAGTCCCAATGAGATCCAGCTGATGATCAGAGCCACCACACCAAACAAACACACCCTGTGCAGAGAAAGAGGGGCTCACAAAAACTCCAAACAAGCATTacagcagctgaaacaaaaGCAGCTCAAATCATTTGGCAGATTGCATTTCATATGTTTGCATATTGGTCAGCTTTGAAATAAATAcccctgtttgtgtgtttgtgaagaaATCCTACTTTACGATTTACaaagaaatctgcttttttttttaatcctcaaaacacacaatgacattttttgggagcaaaatacacacaaaaacacaagagtcACCATTACCAAacttatgataaaaaaaaatgtgcaagagtCAAAATGCCTTCATGCTGGAAGTTGGATGGAACATACCCAATGAGTGTTCCCTTGGAATTGCGAATGAGGCCAAACAGCACCAGAAGGCAGATTAAGATGTCAAACAGTAGTAGGACTATGTAGCCGAGCCACCTGTGAAGACACATATCATTATCAGCACAAAGCCTGCAGCTGCAAAGCCGGAGCGCTTTCTGCAGCATTTCCAATCTGactaataatgcaaaaaaaaaaagaaaagaatttaaCAGCAGTGTTGTACTATCTGAAAGTGTGATCTCGCTTGACTACTAACCATTTTATTGCGTCCAATACAAGGtatagaaacttttttttttacattaaaaaagctTTTCGCTTCTAGAGATCTTGATCTGATCGGCTGTAGCAGCATTGACTAAAGACAGTCTCTATACACTGGGGACAAAGTGCTTGCtgcatagaaatatattttatgggTATTCTGAACTTTATTCAAAAAGGTATATTGTATTCTTACCTGTACCAATCATACAACTCAATGTTGACGGCCAGGTCTTCCAAGGAGATGTTGGCGTTATCCCAGAAGGGGATTTCTGCCATTTGCCTGACCAGCTCGTCCAGCTGGACCTGCAGCTTTTGGATGATGGACATGTAGTCAGCATGGCCTGCATACTGTCTCTCAAGCTGTTGCAGGTTCTCCTCCACTGTCTGGTTCAATGAGGATGTCCCGTCATTCACCTCGAGTGAACAGAAGAGGCAGCATCAAGACAGTTCAAACAGCTCTGTAGGAAGCAGGGGTCCTCATGGCAGCAGGTTGCTGGTGAATTATTCAAACGTACTGGTATCATTTGCATATCTGGTCTTTAGTCTTACCAGTTTTTGCACTCCAGTGATTGTACGATTAGCGTGGCGGAGGGAATACGTCAGCCGATTCACGCCATCACAAGTCTCCCCGTTTCCATAGAAACCGACAGCAATGCCAGCACTGGGGGCACACAAAAGGAGAGGGTGGGGAGACGGGTGAGCAGGAGGAGGGATTAGCTCAAAAGACAGAGGAGACCGGGAGCGCGGGGGGACAGCTCAACAGGGACAGAGGCGTGTGAACTCTGCTTTAACCCTGTCGGCCCAGACCTCAGTCAACGGctcctttcagcagcagcagaaagacgCCGGAGAACCATGGAAACGCAGAGGAATGGACCAGCAATGCCCCAAACCTTACAGCTGACAATGGCTGCACTGAGACACGGGATCAGGCCTCATTTGCACTAACAGGCCTTGAGTTGAAGCTAAACAAATCTGGCAATTTACGGGAAGCTGTCATCTAAAGGCACATCAAAAGTTTTCTGcatattagtttattttaaaaaagtacaattaaTTCTTTTGACAACAATGTCAAAAGAAAGTCAAATGTCAGACAACTATTAAGGTGCTATCAAAAACTCAGTCCCCTCTTTTGGTCAAATCAATTTATGCCCCTCAACATGTCATTGAGTGTAAAGATGATGAGAATCACTTGAAGCTGGAGGGTTTCCCTTTTTTGGCTGCTGATCTGCTGCTCCAAAGCCTTTCTCATTAGAAAAAGgtcaacaaaaacagttttaatgctAAGAAAACCTCCTGTGCTAAATGCTAATTTAAGAAACCAACATAATCCCACAAATGGTATGGGCAATAATGTCAAGCACGGATCCAAACcaagctacagaaaaaaaaaaaaaaaaacaagtcacagCCCTGTCTGCTCCCTCAAAGCAACTGAAACACGTGTGCGTGGGTATGAGGACACACAGCGATTGTAATGCAGTTCTTGTACTCATCGGGTCCCCAAGCGCTTTGTGCTGCTCTGAATCAACCGGGATGGCTCTCCAGAGGCCCCTCAACAAGCCgaggaaaacaggaaacaacCGCCGCGTTCAAGGACGGCGAACGCAAGCAGGTGAAAAATTCTCACCCTATTTCTCGCAATGAAGTAAAAATAACAGAACTTGGCGCAAACGTGGGGCAAGAGCAGGTATGCAGAGTCCCAAAagtgtgggactttaaagtttaaCACTTTCCAAAAGCTTATATAGCAATAGACCAGTCTACATCTGCACATCTAAACTTAAACTGGAAATTTAAATGATTTCATGGGTTTTCTCACATATAACATCTCATTTCAAAGAGaagtatagatatatatatatctagaACTGCCACTATGAAACTGGGAAAATGTAGAACTATGTGAACATTCAGTAAGTGGGTCCCTTGAGT includes:
- the ttyh3 gene encoding protein tweety homolog 3 isoform X2; its protein translation is MAAVVSYSPPVWVSILHRLPHFNFKFEQTSSDFQPNDWTYQQSIALLGGVALACLALDLLFLLFYSICLCCRRSKNQEESSADCCCTAWCVIIATLVCSAGIAVGFYGNGETCDGVNRLTYSLRHANRTITGVQKLVNDGTSSLNQTVEENLQQLERQYAGHADYMSIIQKLQVQLDELVRQMAEIPFWDNANISLEDLAVNIELYDWYRWLGYIVLLLFDILICLLVLFGLIRNSKGTLIGVCLFGVVALIISWISLGLELAVSASSSDFCAAPDMYITKVVDQNAVIDREILQYYLSCSVDQTNPFQQRLSGSHKALVEMQDDVSELLRSATREYKETRGSLEEIQGILNTTEISLHQLTALVDCRSLHMDYVQAMTGLCYDGLEGVIYLVFFSFVTALMFSLIVCSVPHTWRGKRSSDDDSEEDSLSHGGRPNHDNLYRVHMPSLYSCGSSYGSETSIPATAHTVSNAPVTEYMAQNSNFQNSRCENTPLIGRESPPPSYTSSMRAKYLANSRPDPNNPPAH
- the ttyh3 gene encoding protein tweety homolog 3 isoform X1, with amino-acid sequence MAAVVSYSPPVWVSILHRLPHFNFKFEQTSSDFQPNDWTYQQSIALLGGVALACLALDLLFLLFYSICLCCRRSKNQEESSADCCCTAWCVIIATLVCSAGIAVGFYGNGETCDGVNRLTYSLRHANRTITGVQKLVNDGTSSLNQTVEENLQQLERQYAGHADYMSIIQKLQVQLDELVRQMAEIPFWDNANISLEDLAVNIELYDWYRWLGYIVLLLFDILICLLVLFGLIRNSKGTLIGVCLFGVVALIISWISLGLELAVSASSSDFCAAPDMYITKVVDQNAVIDREILQYYLSCSVDQTNPFQQRLSGSHKALVEMQDDVSELLRSATREYKETRGSLEEIQGILNTTEISLHQLTALVDCRSLHMDYVQAMTGLCYDGLEGVIYLVFFSFVTALMFSLIVCSVPHTWRGKRSSDDDSEEDSLSHGGRPNHDNLYRVHMPSLYSCGSSYGSETSIPATAHTVSNAPVTEYMAQNSNFQNSRCENTPLIGRESPPPSLYLTAADSNSGHCWQLKPSESSRSFW